The genomic interval AAATAGTTGCTTCAAACCAAAAGTCCTGAAACTCCCTGGAGATAGAGGTGGTTTGGTCCACAAATTAATAAGTGGTTGAAGAAAGAGTCGGTTCAGCTGGGTTTCCAGTGTGTATTCAGTCATGAGACCCGTTTCCAGGAAACCTCCCTACAATCAGAGGTTAAACAGCTCACGCACACCCAGCCTTTGGATTTCAACAAAGAACCAATGAAGGAGATCAGAGATACTTGTTTAATGAGGAGTTTTACACATCCCATCAATAAACctgcaaataaaacatcagatttcaaaataaaacaaaagttaatctCCTGAAAAGTCATCAGAGCTCATCCAAAAACAGTCATTATTCATTGCAACAGAGACATAATCTGGGACACTAATGCAGGTTTGGTCAAATGTTATGTAAGGTTCTATTCTTAGGCCCGCTTCGCCTTGAGTCTGGTGTTTGAGTTCAGCCTCAAACAATAAGGCTTTGATTCTTGTGAGCATGCTGGGAGGAGAGGGAACGGCAGATTTACAACGGTAGGAAAGAAGAATAACATATCACAAACAGCGTgagcacagaggaggaggaggagactcGCATAACATGAGATATCTGTCACCTCAGGGTTCGTCGGATACATTTCAGAGCAGAATCTCCATTTACTGTCTTGTAGCTTTGACAGTTTAGCCTCTTTGTCACAACATGTAATGAAGTTTTAGACCCCTCAAGGGAGTCTTTCCAAAACCCTTTCCTGGACTTAAAGGAAACTTTCTGTAGAGCGTAATTCCACCGGTTGATCTGTACCGAGCTGTGTTGGCCAAATCCAACTTTTCCAACCGTCCCCATACAGTGGGTAAACTAAGATATATTCCTGACCTTTTAACCTCCACTTCTTCAGCCCAATCCTTGAGGCTTACAGACCAACCTTTTATGGAGTtctcagactggaaaagtccattAATTCAGATCGAATCCTCTCTaaagtcattggccaggaattacaagggcggggcaaagcaactagaagaagaaataatagAAGTTCTATGTTGAGATAGTTAATTagttcaaactttatatttgtgacgaagaggctgagacattTGGATCCAAGTGCAACTGATTTAATGAACAAGGGCAAGACATTAACGAAGTCAGAGTCCAAAATACAAGGAGCAAGGCAGGAAGGCGATTAAACTGGCAGgagtcaaaaacacagagaatcaCACAGAGAAGGTATACTCAGACTGTAAGAGGaccaaacaagacttcgcacagAGGTTGGAGAGTGACATATATACAgggtggtgatgaggtgatgagaAACAGCTGATGAAGGCTTACACCAGAGAGAGATggatcatgggagatgtagtagaGGAAGGGAGCAGGGCTTGTTAATACTCAGgcgagagctccctctggtggttagAGGTAGAAATACAGGACTCAACTTgacaatatttcactgaccACTTTTtaacgtctgtatcaacgtcaggtgcaacacttttgactttttgttacggtggaggcatgctgccaACATGGTTACTGAGATGACGACTAAAGaacgctgataagtgtttatgacagatAGATTGTTGGTAAAACCGTGCGAGAAGTGATGTGTATcttattaaaagttgttttaatgagcctgcattaatccgaccacatttcaacAAGTCGTTGTGTCTAATCTCCACATTTGTCCGGTACTCTGTTTAATAGGGCtaggtatcgccaataattttcAGAATCGATTCGATTTACGAGAGCTGGTATCGACCGCAGCCTTTCTCCGTTATACCCTCTTGGACAGGTAATATCTGCTCTAAACCTGTTCTAATATCTAACTAGTAGATCATTTTTTGGAGCCTCATCTTAATTTAAGTCCTCCTCTGCATCCCTCACTTTTGGTGTACCACAAGGGTCTGTTTTGGGACCTCTGTTCATTTTAGATCTGCTGCCTTTGCAGCACATTGAACTCTTAAATATGATTCTAACCACTattatgctgatgatactctGCTATATGTGTTTATGTAATTCAGATTTCGGTCAGGAGTTAGATAAATGATAACTTTTTCCAGctaaatgaagctaaaatttCAACGATTGAAATTGACGTTTTTTAGAAATGAAGAGCCTCCTTCAGTGATTTACAAAATCCTTTTCCTCTTCTAAAAATGTTACGGAATTTGCCTTAAATGtactgaaaataaatgattaaagtcagaaaatgagacaaaagatTCCTGCAACCAGGCTTAGAAATACAGGAGAACTCTTGATTGGATTGGGCGGATTTTCCTGTTTCATCTCCATGTTTTGCTTCctagaacaaatgtttttctctgtgacgtcagaaaagaaaaagtttatttgcgACTCTCGACTTAACAGGCTGGTTTTATAGAAAGTGAGCTGTGAAGGAAACCAGGCGTCAGGCCTGTAACTGACTTTCACACTCCACAATTACCTTCCGAGCTGAGACAATAGGTGGCAGTAATTGGTCTGGGCGTGAACTTACATGGAGAGGTGTCGTCATAGAGAGCGtcaatgttgtgcagcagctCCAGTCTGGGTGAGGCGAAGCCTTTGCTGGAGGATAAAAGCAGCGTTACTGTTGAACACATGGAAACACGGGCAGCGCGCACAAACCGCCGCGCCTGACTCATGCGCTGTGAAAGCCTCTGGGGTCTGCAAATGTGAAGCAGCTGGCTGCTGTTTGCCAGCCTCTGACCACAGAGAAAACGCACTGACCAAACGCTCTGATAACACAACTAAAATAACTCTGGCTCCACGCCACGCCGCCCGCTTCGGCGTTTTCCTCTGCTCCACTGTTTTCTGTAAACAAACGGAAACTGTGAACCCCACTAGTGCGGGCCCGGCATTGTTGTGGAGCTGAAGCGGCAGCGCCCGGCGGTCAGCTGACGTGGTTGTCGGCCAATCGGGTCACACGGAGAAGCGACTGGTCGTTAGTGGTCCAGGTTAGGCCTTGATTTTCTGCTGCAGGCCTCAATTTGTCCTCATTCTCCGCGTCCGCACTACGTTTTCGGTGGCAGCTCGGCCGACGATGGAAGTTCCCAAAAGTTCAGCTGACACCATAACTCAGTTTAGGACTTTTAAAAGAATTACCCGACCTAAATATTTGCTCTAAAGCGAATTAGCTGATCTAATAGAGGAAGGAAAGAAAAGGATGAAAGGAGAGCAGATTAGTATAAGAACAACCGATGgaatttccttttcttttttcctctcatcGCCATGGTAACAAAGGGCCTATTGAACAAGAAGGAGCTCCCACAAGAAGAAGGACGCCGGAGTCAGGAAgaggaataaaaagaaagactccaacttcctgtttgaagctgaTGTACAAACAAAAGGAATCGCTAGAAGAGTTCACAAAGAAACCACTAGGAGGTGTCTCCACTCAATTCATGGGGAAACAGCACAAAACACTTATAGtttcattctaaaatattttttttgtctaggggccaatatcatttttttccagccGATAACCAATATTTTCCCTGCAACTGTGACAGATATTCACAGATAATTGATATTTAAGTGTctagaacaaaataaaagttaaaagatttcctttttttctgtattagaAATGCAGAACAATTCAAACATGAATCccaaatagaaaaaattaaaatataagaataaacTTAGCTTCAATATTCAATGACAGTTATTTGGAAACACGAACAAATAGGTATTGAAAATAATCGGATTTAAAGAAAGTGCTTTGAAATTAAGTGgttttaaacaacaacaaaaaagtagaaactCTTTATTGTAAACAACATGTTTTAAACTGTAAACATAAAACTTTGTagtctttcatttgtttgtttgtagctGGTTTAAACATAGAATTTAGGATgaagattttcctttttcacgTCAAAGTGGATGCTAACGGCTAACATCAAAGTGGATGCTAACGGCTAACATCAAAGTGGATGCTAACGGCTAACTTTAGCTGCGTCCGAAGTTTCAGACGATTAACCACCAGTCAAAGTAAAAGAGAAACATAGGTGGTATATATCGGTGGAATTTTTGACTGATACCGATAAtatcaaattatgcaaatatcgtCTGATACTGATACTGTCACCGATATATTGCCCATCCCTAATTTtctgtaattatttattatataacaACTTTACTACCTGTTAACCACCTGTAACCACCGGTCAAAGTAAAAAAGAGACATCGATGGTACATAGCAGTGGAATTTTTTTATATGGGGCCGATACCAATAatctcaaattatgcaaatatcgtCCGATACCGATACTGTCACCGATATATAGCCCATCCATAATTTTGTCTCCTTTATTACCTATTCTATAACAACTTTACTGGGGTGAAACTTAttcctttaacaccggagctttagctacACTTCATTCTTTCAACTACCGTTTACATAATGAATGTAATTCCACCAAATTTGCACTGAAATGCAACACTTTAGAGTCGTGTTTCCACAATCAGtaagaatcagctgattcaaatATGGAGAAAAGGGTCTATCTTATTGGTCGAAGAGTTATGGAATGTCAAAAAACGTGTGTCACCATCAAAATCTCTGGGGTCATAGGGAAATGCTGGCGATAGGAAGTAACGCGCTCTTCAAACTACAGTAACGCATTTAACGGTATTTTCAACAACACTTTACAACTGTAAAGTGGAATGAAGTATAAAGAGAATTAAAATGGAAAGTTAATTCGCAAAAatacttttctctgtttcagaggGTTCTAGAATGACATTAAATGTGTTGAAAATTTACGGTAgttcaaagaacatcaacaagttcttgtgttaaagggttaaggaatgtcattttattttatatctaaTATTAAAATTGGATTAAAAGAGTGTATATTCTTTTGATCGACAGGTTACTGTCCAATTATCAGCTGTAAAACAGCCTCAATGGGCAATTTTAGCCTTATTATTAGCCACCTATTAGCCATTTTTGCCCAATTGGAGCCAGTTAGGTTGATATTTAAGACAAATTGTGCATAGATGTTCCTTTAGATCGCCTCTTTCAGAAAATCACTTTAGCAACtagaaaaatctaatttgtaAAGATTCAGAACTTAGttgatgtaaaatattcagtgtCTATTTGCCTCAGGCTCAACATTTTGGGCTGTTCATGCTCAAAATGCTGTCTTTAAACATAAGGGGTACCTTCAGAATACtattttaagtacattttgtagtatatatatatatatatttataaatcttACATTTCTCATGCTgacatgcttttctgaaagagggaaTCTTAAGGTGTATCTATGTAACTAATCTGGATCCTCCCACCTGATGGTGTTCCACATGTTGAACCCGTCCAGAGGCTTGGTCCCGTTGGTGCTGCCTCCTGCCAGCCCCACGAGCGTGGGCAGCCAATCAGAGATGTGCATGAGTTCGTCGTTAACGGTTCCGGGCTTTTCCAACAGCGGGCTGCTGACGAACCCGACTCCCCGGACGCCCCCTTCCCACAGCGTCCACTTCCTCCCCCTCAGGGGCCAGTTGCTGCCGCCGGCTCTCGTCTGGCCTCCGTTGTCTGTCAAGGAAACCCCCAAAATAAGCAATCATTCGAGTCATTACAGAGGACACGCTGACGTTAGCGTGACGTGCTAGAACACGCTAGCTATGCACTTCATGATTTCATATTGtaataataagtggtcggcgaatacagtaactaaaaaaaataatcgcagTTAATTctttgcgattaatttgttaaattttatttattgattcaCGGCCCTAATAAAAAGTTCTGCAATTGTCAAATCAGGTGAGATTGTTTACTCCCCCTAGTGTTCAACTTGAGAAACTGTATTTTCTTGAGACTTTTCGTTTGTTCTGGGAGCAATTTTTATCTAAACCTCCTATTTTTATTCcctatttaagattaaaataacaCTCAGACAAATTTTAGTCTATGTACTAACCGAATACGACATCGTCTTCCAACAACTAACAAAAGTATTCGTCCTCCCTCgttatgtattcatttattctcataaaagACGACGTTAATAACCTCATATGAGCAAAAATATCAACAATTAGTGcttaaaactgacttaaaacaATGGCAAGAATACATatagaaattgtaaaaattatgaataaatctgtaaatatttatgaatataaattgAATTGTGTGGGGAAGAACTTTTAAATGGAACTAAATGAGTGTTTATACATGACAAATGTGTGTCCATAGTgatatttttacctttataCGTGTCTATATGTGTATCTTGGTGTCGTAACAACATAAtatgtccaaaataaacaaaccaggGGGTCACGTGACCACACTTTGGACGATCCTTCCATACAATCACAAGTTacatggtttttttttctgaattaatcAGCATCTTTTGACTTCCAgtatttaagaacaaaaagttTGTTAGTTAAATTGAAAGAGAAGCTACTCTCTGAAATACtcacataaataaagaataaatagttttattcttctatttaataaaattactttttaaacccAGAACAGTTAATAACAACTCCGGGTCTCATACGACTCGCCTCTCCGTCTACGTGTCGCCTCAGGCTGATCGATTCCATAACTGCTGTTATTGTTCAGCTCATTTAAAGCTGACCAATCACATCCAAGCAGGCTCATTATTCCCGTCACCCATCCAGGAAGTAGTCTGTTTCACACGCAGGAAACCCCTAATGCTTTTGCAAGATGCTTTGGCCCGTTCTCCCTTTTCCCGGCTGAACTTTCCCGTACAGGTTCTGACTAATTCTGGTCACATTTGagaccttttatttatttctttaaggcGGATTTTCCAGATCGAACCGGAATCCTCGGAACCGGTGCCAGTTGGCCAATCCTTCAGGGGGGTTCTGGTAGAAGAACAATGAAGGAGACCACCTGGTGTCACCGTCCACAGACATCACGGCTTTGTTCCTGCTTCTGATTACCCCTTTAAACACCTCTAAAAATAACCCGCTAAAGTATTTACCCCTTTTAGGGGTCTTTACTTGTTCCACATGTGGGAAAGCAAACAGGCTCATGTTTAGATGATGTTGGACACATTTCAttctttaatcaaaaacattaactGTCATTAGAGCAGAACCTCCAAAGGCTGCAGATCTTGGGAAACATCGCCCTCTAGTGGAAATCTGCAGTAACGCAAATACAATTtagagtttctttatttaacgttccactctgatcatctctgatctattttaaaagtgtttcctgtggtcttttattatgatgatgtaatttttagactaaataaaaatagaaaaccttCATcggtttctaggacatagtcaCTGTAGAGCAGCAGTGGCTCGAAATCTGCCTCTTAGATGTGCTTTGGACAGTTGGTACGGAGcacccccgccccccttccccaaCGTGGTGAGGTGGggttatataaattcacttcctcccagttcctttcaagcaatctataatTTGAAGCCAGATTATCCTATGTTAGACACATCTTTCTATGGATGAAAACCTGTTTATTGTATTGTTTATGCATATTATTGCTTTGATTGATTACAATAAATAATTTctaatccaatccaatccaatctaATCTGATTTAATCTAATGTAATGTAATCTAATCTAACTATTCCAATACAGTCTAATCTAATGTAATGTAATCTATCAAATCTAATCAAGCTAGACTAAACTAATCTGTCGGATATAATCAAAATTAGTTAATCTAATTCAatccaatctaatctaatccaatcTAGCTAATCTAAACTAATCTGTcagatctaatctaatctagttTATCTAATTCAatccaatctaatctaatctgatctaatCCTGCTAATCTAATACAGTATAATCTAATGTAATCTAACCCAATCCAATCTAAACTAATATAGCTAATCTAATCCAATTTAATCTAGATAATATAATCTAATCAAGCTAATCTGATCTAATCTAGCTAATCTAATACAGTATAATGTAATGTAATCTAACCCAATCCAATCtaaactatccatccatccatcttccagaccgcttcttccctttcggggtcgcgggggtgctggagcctatcccggctactgatgggcgaaggcggggtacaccctggacaggtcgccagtctgtcgcagggcctcaatcacacccattcactctcacattcacacctaggggcaatttagagtcaccaatcaacctatgaagcatgtttttggacggtgggaggaagccggagtccccggtgaaaacccacgcatgcacggggagaacatgcaaactccacacagaaaggccccagccgggattcgaaccggggccttctcgctgtgaggcaagagcgctaaccactgcgccaccgtgcagcccctaacTTACAGCATCTGGTATTCCCAGACGGTCTCCCATCCAAGTACTAACCAGACCCAACCCTGCTTAGCTTCCGAGATCAGACGAGATCGGGCGCGCTCGGAGCGGTGTGGCCGTAAGATCCAATCTAAACTAATCTAGccaatttaatctaatctaatctaatctaatctagcTAATCTAATGCAGTATAATCTAATGTAATCTAataaaatctaatctaatttagctaatttaatctaatctagctaatctaaaataatttaatctaatctaatataTTTGATCTAATCAAATCTAATCCAAACCAATCTAATtttatctaatctaatctatCCCCCAAGAActtgtaaaaacaattttttttttatcagagtgagtctttaaaactgtttaaggAGATCATTAAACACAGATCCAGAACTCGAGGAAAACTCATTTGTTTCTCCCTATATCCGTATCTTATCCATGTTTCTATAATCCATCTGGATTACCGGGGCAGAAACGTACCCGTGGAGAACACCAGCACCGTGTTGTCCCAGAGTCCGGCCTGCTGCAGAGCCAGGCTGATGTTGCCCACCGCCTCGTCCATGGCCGACACCATGCCGGCGTACTTCCTGCGGCTGGCGTCCTTGATGAAACCGTAGGGGGTCAGGTAGCGCTCCGGCACCTGCAGGGGCTCATGGACCGCCTGCATCGCCACGTAGAGGAAGAGCGGCTGATCCATGGAAAAATAAGGAAACGTGAGATGCTAACGGGGAACAGCTACACAAAAAGCcttaaaataacagttttaatgTACGGAAGTCTCTTAGTGCCattatggattaaaaaaatcataaataagtttataaaaaaaagctaaaaattcgATGTAACGTCCGAATTGTGACTCTTTGCGTTGAGTCCTTAGGCGGTTTACAGGTGTGAAGGCGTCACCTGGCTGGCGTTGTGTTTGCCGATGATGCTgatggctctctggctgaacaGTTCGGTGGAATAACCTCCTTTGTACGCCGTGGCGACCTCCTCGCCGTCTCTCAGGTCCAGCGCGCAGCGGGTCAGGTTTAGGGCGGTGATGGGGTAACAGCGGGTGTGCGTGTAGTAATCCTCACTGCCTAGAAGGTAACCTGGAACACGATGATGGAAGTATTACTGTAAACATCTGAGAGAATTTTTgaatacaaatatttgatttaataataataatataaacttttttaaagatctaagaacatttttgtggcacctcaattgttttaacaaaactgaaatgcatttttaccttcatatttttacagtttttgcatttttgcaaaaaataaaaaaatataaactgagtttatttcagaaaaaaacttttttaattaagcagGGAAGAGACATGATAGGAAATACTCCTcagtatgtttttctttctatcaTTCAATACTTTTTACGAaaaaccaaaaatctaaatatttgagTTTACTTAAGCTTTTATGCAATTataagcagcagcagcatttttttaaattattgtaaaagttAGGATTTAAACAGATTAAGTCTTTTAGTTAAGAATTAATTCCCtatatgaaaaaatgtaataaaataggAATAAAAAGGGACATTTTCTTCTCCctcaagctttatttaaaatgtttaatgaatttATTGTGTCGTGTTTTGTATGAAAGTGTAAATATAtccaattataattaaaatattataaataatagcatcattttcttttattttctctaatcaatctatgaaaaaatatcttaacaGATATAATATATctatgtatttttacttttttaatctcttttctttgttttaattgctgaaatcctggatttaaaacaaattaattattcatttaagTTCTCTGGAACTTGCTTGtaaaaatccaattaaaaatgtgctttttaaaccaatgtaaatgtcaaaattgtctctaaaaatatacaatatgCATATCGAGAACTAGAATATGTTTATCGTATTTGACCTTTAGGATGACCTTTTTATTTTGGTCTCTAATAACTgctataaaatatgtttgtaatTAATCTAAAATCTATTCATTTGTTGATTTGTACTGTCATAAATTTTTCTCTTGAGCTATAACGGGTGAATTGCTCttctgtgaaataaataaagttgattcatgttatattttatttaaatagactCTTTTAGAGCCCTTTCAGCCTCACATTTATGTCACCAAGAGTGAAACTCTAGCCCCAAACAAACCGAAGTACGAGTCGAATCCTCGGCGGGTGGGCAGGCAGTCCTTCTTGTACATGCCCAGGTGCCACTTGCCCACCATGTGGGTGGCGTAGCCCGCCTCCTTCAGGAGCTGAGGCAGCAGCTTCTCGTCCAGAGGGACGCAGTAGGGCTGACAGGGCCAGATGATCTGGTGCTGCATGCCCGTGTGGATCTACGAGCAGACGGACCGTGAACGAACACGAGGACAGAACACACGCTGGAAGACTTCAGATTTGTTCTTTTGAtttcaatttaaagtttagtttcatTTAGCTGAGAGAACGTCAGAGGGAGGAGTTTCATCACAAGGATTTGACCTTTTAAGTAAAGTCACAGAAAGAAACCACAGAAAACTCAACAGGAAGTTTAGATGCTTTTGTAACAGGAAGTTGTGAAGGTTTCTTCAGTCAGTTTTGTAGATTTTGGCAAATAAATGATTAGAAAAACACATCCTGGTTTTTAATCACCAGTAATCTGATATAAcgactgataaaaaaaatagtttgtaacTTGTAGAGCAAACTTTAGCAACAATGACTTGTAAAGTATTTTTAGCCATTCTGTTGTAGATCTGCTGGTCAATTTTTTAGCTGAttgcaccagaaaaaaaaaattcttctgcCTCCTTCCTGCTCACTGGGAGATGTAGTTTAgggcttattttttattttccatggtAAAATTTTAGGAGGAATgcctaaaaataaattcatatttgatGCATATTAAATATGTATTATGACTTAAAGCTTAAAGATGCTGATGTACGGCAGGGTGTTAGGGCCAAAAtgataatacatttacaaaaataaagtcgtaattttatcAAGATGAAAACCCcaattttttgagaaaaaaaatgcaatttcataagaaaaatagtGTTAAAATTATGGGGGAAGAGTCGCAATTTTACAAGAGtcaaattgtaaaagttttgagagaaaaaaaaatttaaattttaacaaGATCATAGCCATAAAtgtatgggaaaaaaatattttttctacaataaaattgtacatttattagaaaaaaaatacatttctttcaaGAAtaaagacaggattttatggaaaaaaaatagcaattttagggagaataaaatcaaatttctgtgaaagaaagttgtaattttacaggaataaaaaagtcaatttatgacaattttttccccagaaaaaagtagtacatttatgagaaagaagttgcagttttacaattattaagtcataaatttataagaaaaaaagtagtatttttacaagaataaaaaagtcaattcattagaaaaagaatttatgaaaaaaaaagataaatgtatgaaaaaagtcaaattttttacaagaataaagtcataatttaaagataataaaatcataaatatatgaccaaaacttcataattttataagaatagagtcataaatttatgagaaaaatcgtaataatcattaaaaatgttgagggaaaagtcataactttaaaacaaagacgccatacttttttttttttttttttaaatatagtctAGTTGGTTGTACAAGTCTCCTTTCACATTAAATATCAACTAAATCCATCAGTGCAGCCATTTGAATCTATGTGTCATAATCCATTTGCACTTGTGGATAATCAGTGTGCAGACGTCCCGTATTTCTTatggatttgtatttttgttttgatgtaaaTGTACGTAAGACACTGAATAAAATGATtaactaaaaatgcaaatgtttagTTGGTGAAAATCTTCCTGAAGTGAaggaaagatttaaaaaatgaaaaaataatatttatatacagAACAGACTTTACTGCAGAAGGATAAGTTGTGTT from Oryzias melastigma strain HK-1 linkage group LG12, ASM292280v2, whole genome shotgun sequence carries:
- the arsb gene encoding arylsulfatase B, which encodes MSGQSRAVNWMMTAAIVALLPVTSAAPQPHVVFIMADDFGWNDVGYHDSEIKTPNLDLLSAKGVRLQNYYVQPLCSPSRNQLMTGRYQIHTGMQHQIIWPCQPYCVPLDEKLLPQLLKEAGYATHMVGKWHLGMYKKDCLPTRRGFDSYFGYLLGSEDYYTHTRCYPITALNLTRCALDLRDGEEVATAYKGGYSTELFSQRAISIIGKHNASQPLFLYVAMQAVHEPLQVPERYLTPYGFIKDASRRKYAGMVSAMDEAVGNISLALQQAGLWDNTVLVFSTDNGGQTRAGGSNWPLRGRKWTLWEGGVRGVGFVSSPLLEKPGTVNDELMHISDWLPTLVGLAGGSTNGTKPLDGFNMWNTISKGFASPRLELLHNIDALYDDTSPCPGRHQQLTLAQGFRGEPWARSSFNVSIHAAIRYVNWKLLTGYPGCPTWFPRPEHNDSESSSPGADPLKPVMLFDVQKDPEERNEVSAQFPAIVDYLLNRLQFHLKNSLPINFPDDDPRCDPGPSGAWGPWA